A region from the Variovorax sp. RKNM96 genome encodes:
- a CDS encoding flagellar hook-basal body protein, which produces MSDVLAISLNSMQQDMARLERISMNMANATTPGYKREVATSLPMGAGSFADAMRGIEAAQAGLQQADGVAGQLAATGSLLVQTDMRPGTFKTTGQSLDVALAMPGFFEVSTENGLAYTRQGSWQLDPRGRLVTAQGHPVMGRGGEIVLTRPNPVIDATGQVFESKPGGGAEATPVAQLKVVQFDNTQNLRRMGDGMVSTEQTPTQLLDADVQIKQGFLENSNVSSMREMAQLIQSMRHFESMQRVALGYDEMIGGAVRKLGELS; this is translated from the coding sequence ATGAGCGACGTACTCGCCATCAGCCTCAACAGCATGCAGCAGGACATGGCGCGCCTCGAGCGCATCAGCATGAACATGGCCAATGCCACGACGCCCGGCTACAAGCGCGAGGTCGCGACCTCGCTGCCGATGGGTGCGGGCAGCTTCGCCGATGCGATGCGCGGCATCGAGGCCGCACAGGCGGGGCTGCAGCAAGCCGACGGCGTTGCGGGCCAGCTCGCCGCAACCGGCTCACTGCTGGTCCAGACCGACATGCGGCCGGGCACCTTCAAGACCACAGGCCAGAGCCTGGACGTCGCACTCGCGATGCCGGGATTCTTCGAGGTCTCCACCGAGAACGGCCTGGCCTATACGCGGCAGGGCAGCTGGCAACTCGATCCGCGCGGCCGCCTCGTCACGGCGCAGGGCCATCCGGTGATGGGGCGCGGCGGCGAGATCGTGCTCACGCGGCCCAACCCGGTGATCGACGCCACGGGCCAGGTGTTCGAGTCGAAGCCTGGCGGCGGCGCGGAAGCCACGCCCGTGGCCCAGCTCAAGGTCGTGCAATTCGATAACACGCAGAACCTGCGGCGCATGGGCGACGGCATGGTGAGCACGGAGCAGACGCCCACGCAACTCCTCGACGCCGACGTGCAGATCAAGCAAGGCTTTCTCGAGAACTCCAACGTGAGTTCGATGCGCGAGATGGCACAGCTGATCCAGTCGATGCGCCACTTCGAATCGATGCAGCGCGTGGCCCTGGGCTACGACGAAATGATCGGCGGCGCGGTCCGCAAGCTCGGCGAGCTTTCCTGA
- the flhA gene encoding flagellar biosynthesis protein FlhA: MNALGRILGKNSDIALVLLVLGVLVVLFAPIPSGLLDFLILSNFSFAFLVLLLTFYMARPVEFSTFPSLLLIATLFRLSLNVAATRLILSDGDAGRVIGAIGAFVVGGNYVIGLIVFLILIVVQYVVVTSGAQRVSEVAARFTLDSMPGQQMSIDADLNMGFIDQAEAQRRRKNIEKEAGFYGAMDGASKFVKGDAIAGIIILLINIIGGLVIGVMQHGMPWGQALQTYTLLTIGDGIVTQVPALVIAVGTGIIVTRSSSDANLSREALRQVSSFPKTLLLVAMALGGLLALPGIPAVPTLALTVCFLFAATMLYRASKSKALEAGGAQAAAGSAKSDMPSSAEGAPGAASDDPYALLQVEPIEVHIGSNWVPVVNQPGGILMERISTFRKQHAQEFGLVLPRVRFKDSARLSADRYEIHLDGVLVGKGEARADKLLAIHPAGDTKSIPGEPTRDPTYGLPALWIDESQREAASRAKYTLVDAPTVFMTHLTEMLRRESATLLTRAEVDRLLARVRQSQPGLVEELIPTVLSSSDVQKVLQNLLREKVSVRHIEAILETLSDAGRTSRDANHLTEIVRQRLGHAICQGLIGEATSLQVLTLDPAIESQFMQSVHAATEAGGAQPFVLDPRLSEELMKRLVQQAERMMKSNMLPVLLCAPELRRHVRALSERVMPHLRVLSMAEVPNTIELKSFSVVQL; the protein is encoded by the coding sequence ATGAACGCGCTCGGCCGAATCCTCGGCAAGAACAGCGACATCGCGCTCGTGCTGCTCGTGCTCGGCGTGCTGGTGGTGCTCTTCGCGCCGATTCCCAGCGGGCTGCTCGACTTCCTGATCCTGAGCAACTTCAGCTTCGCGTTCCTGGTGTTGCTGCTGACCTTCTACATGGCCAGGCCGGTGGAGTTCTCGACGTTCCCGTCGCTGCTGCTGATCGCCACCTTGTTCCGGCTGTCGCTCAACGTGGCCGCCACGCGGCTCATCCTTTCCGACGGCGATGCCGGGCGGGTCATCGGTGCCATCGGCGCCTTCGTGGTGGGCGGCAACTACGTCATCGGGCTGATCGTGTTCCTGATCCTGATCGTGGTGCAGTACGTGGTGGTGACCAGCGGCGCGCAGCGCGTGTCGGAGGTGGCTGCGCGCTTCACGCTCGACAGCATGCCGGGCCAGCAGATGAGCATCGACGCCGATCTCAACATGGGCTTCATCGACCAGGCCGAAGCCCAGCGCCGGCGCAAGAACATCGAGAAGGAAGCCGGCTTCTACGGCGCCATGGATGGCGCCAGCAAGTTCGTCAAGGGCGATGCGATCGCGGGCATCATCATCCTGCTGATCAACATCATCGGCGGCCTGGTGATCGGTGTGATGCAGCACGGCATGCCCTGGGGCCAGGCGCTGCAGACCTACACGCTCCTGACCATCGGCGACGGCATCGTGACCCAGGTGCCGGCGCTCGTGATCGCCGTGGGCACCGGCATCATCGTCACGCGTTCGTCCTCCGATGCGAACCTGAGTCGCGAAGCCCTGCGGCAGGTGAGTTCGTTCCCCAAGACGCTGCTGCTGGTGGCGATGGCGCTGGGCGGACTTCTGGCGCTGCCCGGCATTCCCGCAGTGCCGACCCTCGCGCTGACCGTGTGCTTCCTGTTCGCAGCGACGATGCTGTACCGCGCTTCGAAGAGCAAGGCGCTGGAAGCGGGCGGCGCACAGGCGGCCGCCGGTTCGGCGAAGAGCGACATGCCGTCGTCGGCCGAAGGCGCGCCGGGTGCTGCCAGCGACGATCCCTATGCGCTGCTGCAGGTGGAGCCCATCGAAGTCCACATCGGGAGCAACTGGGTTCCCGTGGTCAACCAGCCCGGCGGCATCCTGATGGAGCGCATCTCCACCTTCCGCAAGCAGCATGCGCAGGAATTCGGGCTGGTGCTGCCCCGTGTGCGCTTCAAGGACTCGGCCCGGCTGTCGGCCGATCGCTACGAGATCCACCTGGACGGCGTCCTGGTCGGCAAAGGCGAGGCACGCGCGGACAAGCTGCTGGCCATCCATCCCGCGGGAGACACCAAATCCATTCCCGGAGAACCCACGCGGGACCCGACCTACGGATTGCCGGCGCTTTGGATCGACGAGAGCCAGCGCGAGGCGGCGAGCCGCGCGAAGTACACGCTGGTCGATGCGCCTACGGTGTTCATGACGCACCTGACCGAAATGCTCCGGCGCGAGTCGGCCACGCTGCTCACGCGCGCCGAGGTGGACCGACTGCTCGCGCGCGTGCGGCAGAGCCAGCCGGGTCTGGTCGAGGAGCTCATTCCGACCGTCCTGTCGTCGAGCGACGTCCAGAAAGTGCTGCAGAACCTGCTGCGCGAGAAGGTCTCGGTCCGCCACATCGAGGCCATTCTGGAGACGCTCTCCGACGCCGGGCGCACGAGCCGCGACGCCAACCATCTCACCGAGATCGTGCGCCAGCGGCTCGGCCACGCGATCTGCCAGGGCCTGATCGGCGAAGCGACATCGCTGCAGGTGCTGACGCTCGACCCTGCGATCGAAAGCCAGTTCATGCAGAGCGTCCACGCGGCAACGGAAGCCGGAGGCGCGCAGCCTTTTGTGCTCGACCCCCGCCTGTCCGAGGAACTGATGAAGCGCCTCGTGCAGCAGGCCGAACGCATGATGAAGAGCAACATGCTGCCGGTGCTGCTCTGCGCACCCGAGCTGCGCCGCCATGTGCGTGCGCTGTCGGAGCGCGTGATGCCGCACCTGCGCGTGCTCTCCATGGCCGAGGTGCCGAACACCATCGAGCTGAAGTCCTTCAGCGTCGTCCAACTTTGA
- the flgG gene encoding flagellar basal-body rod protein FlgG — MFDALYISATGMQAQQLNVDTVANNLANVNTTGFKKSKVGFTDLMMREAARLMPSQEQAGILGEGNRLGAGVGIVSVSKLFDMGDLKKTESAFDIAIQGEGFLEVSMPDGSSAYTRGGTFKVNNEGLLATSGGYALKPNLAIPDNAKNMQIDSEGRVRIQVAGQATPIEVGQLDLVRFTSPSALMPQGDNLYRASPGSGEAISGKPTEDGMGSLAQGFLEGSNVKLTEEMVNLMVAQRVYEANVKVMQASDEMLGMINGLRK; from the coding sequence ATGTTCGACGCCCTCTACATCAGCGCCACCGGCATGCAGGCGCAGCAGCTCAACGTCGACACCGTCGCCAACAACCTGGCGAACGTGAACACCACCGGCTTCAAGAAAAGCAAGGTCGGCTTCACCGATCTCATGATGCGCGAGGCCGCGCGCCTGATGCCTTCGCAGGAGCAGGCCGGCATCCTCGGCGAGGGAAACAGGCTGGGCGCGGGTGTCGGCATCGTGTCGGTTTCCAAGCTGTTCGACATGGGCGATCTCAAGAAGACCGAGTCGGCCTTCGACATCGCGATCCAGGGCGAGGGCTTTCTCGAGGTGTCGATGCCCGATGGTTCGAGCGCCTACACGCGCGGCGGAACTTTCAAGGTCAACAACGAGGGCCTGCTGGCGACCTCGGGCGGCTATGCGCTCAAGCCCAACCTCGCGATTCCGGACAACGCCAAGAACATGCAGATCGACAGCGAAGGGCGCGTGCGAATCCAGGTGGCGGGGCAGGCCACGCCGATCGAAGTGGGCCAGCTCGACCTGGTGCGCTTCACCAGCCCGTCGGCCCTCATGCCCCAGGGCGACAACCTTTATCGTGCGAGCCCGGGTTCGGGCGAGGCAATCTCCGGCAAGCCGACCGAGGACGGCATGGGCAGCCTGGCCCAGGGCTTCCTCGAAGGCTCGAACGTCAAGCTGACCGAGGAGATGGTCAACCTGATGGTGGCCCAGCGTGTGTACGAGGCCAACGTCAAGGTCATGCAGGCATCGGACGAGATGTTGGGAATGATCAATGGCCTGCGCAAGTAG
- a CDS encoding radical SAM protein: protein MRFVGYLLPGVLALWPIEKWYLDCLLRHSELYAACISEEIFFTTAGQFCNPFLAQIAVGVFLVQLGNLFHQIEITTRCNFSCSYCAGRSMDQQDMDWETFKAIVDGLSPQHQHCTVSLQGEGEPSLHPLFWCMADYVTTSGHTPYSILNGSRLDAARIAATFPRIGISLDTLDASTAERIGRHNLTKVLRNLEELTAVMSPSRITVMSVDMGQPLGPLRAWVRQRGFGRHVIQPLARKDDYARHYGTAIRFTPRRQPESAVRPSSTCRFVQSDLMRFYTWKGQELPCCFIKDTTGIESIPQLKQSLARGEVPPGCSGCSELRPL from the coding sequence GTGCGATTTGTTGGATATCTACTGCCAGGGGTATTGGCCTTGTGGCCGATTGAAAAATGGTACCTTGATTGTTTATTGAGACATTCGGAGTTATACGCAGCTTGCATCTCGGAGGAAATTTTCTTTACGACTGCGGGTCAATTTTGTAACCCGTTTTTAGCTCAAATAGCTGTTGGAGTTTTTTTGGTTCAACTGGGGAATCTATTCCATCAAATAGAGATAACAACCCGTTGCAACTTCTCATGCAGCTACTGCGCCGGCCGTTCCATGGACCAGCAGGACATGGATTGGGAAACCTTCAAAGCCATCGTCGACGGTCTCTCGCCGCAGCATCAACACTGCACGGTCTCACTACAAGGCGAGGGTGAGCCCTCCCTCCACCCCTTGTTCTGGTGCATGGCCGACTACGTAACCACAAGCGGCCACACCCCCTACTCGATCCTCAACGGCAGCCGTCTCGACGCAGCCCGCATCGCCGCAACATTCCCCCGAATCGGCATCTCCCTCGACACCCTGGATGCATCCACCGCAGAGCGCATCGGCCGCCACAACCTGACAAAGGTTCTGCGCAATCTCGAGGAACTCACCGCGGTCATGAGCCCGTCCCGCATCACGGTCATGTCCGTGGACATGGGCCAGCCGCTCGGCCCATTGCGCGCCTGGGTGCGCCAGCGCGGATTCGGCCGCCACGTGATCCAGCCCCTTGCCCGCAAGGACGACTACGCCAGGCACTACGGCACCGCCATCCGCTTCACACCTAGGCGCCAGCCCGAATCGGCCGTGCGTCCGTCGTCAACCTGCAGGTTCGTGCAAAGCGACCTCATGCGCTTCTATACGTGGAAGGGGCAGGAGCTGCCGTGCTGCTTCATCAAGGACACGACGGGCATCGAATCGATCCCGCAACTGAAGCAGTCCCTGGCTCGCGGTGAGGTGCCGCCGGGCTGCAGCGGGTGTTCCGAGCTCAGGCCTCTTTAG
- a CDS encoding flagellar biosynthetic protein FliQ, which yields MHADLALKMMADLFWTGLLLCVPLLGLTMLVGVLISVLQVVTQVQEMSLTFVPKLFTAGAVLIVAGPWMLGKLTQYTVQLWSGIPSMF from the coding sequence TTGCATGCCGACCTGGCTTTGAAAATGATGGCGGACCTGTTCTGGACAGGCCTGCTCCTGTGCGTCCCGCTGCTGGGTCTGACCATGCTGGTCGGCGTCCTGATCAGCGTGCTGCAGGTGGTGACGCAGGTTCAGGAAATGTCGTTGACCTTCGTCCCCAAGCTCTTCACCGCTGGTGCCGTCTTGATCGTGGCGGGTCCGTGGATGCTGGGCAAGCTCACCCAGTACACGGTCCAGCTCTGGAGCGGCATTCCTTCGATGTTCTGA
- a CDS encoding flagellar basal body P-ring protein FlgI: MIAIAVALCTGSPTVEAAASDAVRVKDLGKLKGWRDNALIGTGIVTGLAGTGDSPSNRTTRQSLANVLSQFNLTIAPEAVQSRNVAVVMVSAALPTFAREGDTLDVTVSSAGDARSLVGGTLLVTPLKGANGRVYALAQGGLTVGGYRYDANGNVVQKNHPTAGSVPNGATVEVGVKADMLDAQQSVTFVLSEPDYTTANRVANAINSQLGGSLAKARDASGIEIAVPTAQRDQLVSLFTRIENVTVEPDRRAKVVINERTGTVVSGGDVRISKVAISHGDIKIAISSQNTASQPINIWNGGSDIRTAIVTNTRVDVDEPSGTGFVTGANTVSDLVQSLARLKTSTRDVISILRAVKAAGALHGELVVQ; the protein is encoded by the coding sequence ATGATTGCGATCGCGGTTGCCCTGTGCACCGGATCGCCAACGGTCGAAGCGGCCGCATCCGATGCGGTGCGTGTCAAGGATCTGGGCAAACTCAAGGGCTGGCGCGACAACGCGCTGATCGGAACCGGCATCGTCACCGGCCTCGCCGGCACCGGCGACTCGCCCTCCAACCGCACCACGCGTCAATCGCTGGCCAACGTGCTGTCCCAGTTCAATCTGACGATCGCGCCCGAAGCGGTGCAGAGCCGCAACGTGGCCGTCGTCATGGTCAGCGCCGCGCTGCCGACCTTCGCGCGCGAAGGCGACACGCTCGATGTCACGGTCAGCTCTGCGGGCGATGCGCGCAGCCTGGTCGGTGGGACCTTGCTGGTCACGCCGTTGAAAGGGGCCAATGGACGCGTCTATGCGCTGGCCCAGGGCGGCCTGACCGTAGGCGGCTATCGCTACGACGCCAACGGCAACGTGGTGCAGAAGAACCACCCGACCGCCGGATCGGTCCCCAATGGCGCGACCGTCGAAGTGGGCGTGAAGGCCGACATGCTGGACGCTCAGCAGAGCGTGACCTTCGTGCTTTCGGAGCCCGACTACACCACCGCCAACCGCGTGGCCAACGCCATCAACAGCCAGCTCGGAGGCAGCCTTGCGAAGGCGCGAGATGCCTCGGGAATCGAGATCGCCGTGCCGACCGCACAGCGCGACCAGCTGGTGAGCCTCTTCACCCGCATCGAGAACGTGACCGTCGAACCCGACCGGCGTGCCAAGGTGGTCATCAACGAGCGCACGGGCACCGTGGTTTCGGGTGGCGACGTGCGCATATCGAAGGTCGCGATCTCCCATGGCGACATCAAGATCGCGATCTCGAGCCAGAACACGGCCTCGCAGCCGATCAACATCTGGAACGGCGGCTCCGACATCCGCACGGCCATCGTGACCAACACGCGCGTCGATGTCGACGAGCCCAGCGGCACCGGCTTCGTGACCGGCGCCAATACCGTTTCCGATCTGGTGCAGTCGCTCGCGCGGCTCAAGACCAGCACGCGCGACGTGATCTCGATCCTGCGCGCCGTGAAGGCGGCGGGCGCGTTGCACGGCGAACTCGTCGTGCAGTAG
- the flgA gene encoding flagellar basal body P-ring formation chaperone FlgA, with protein sequence MACASSNAGAALLVLCMAGVPAGAFAASPAGDASVAIELRPWVKVDQASVRLGDIAFLTARDLPTLRRLMALPIGTAPRPGSPAVLDRDTLAQWVEARSGMPSVERAAASLPAIRWSGSAETTIEAAAQELSGETVVDAARSALLAWLSQRSVRAEVQPVSIARDLVLPAGTPVLRVRPLSSQAAPSKRMLVWVDAWVDNRFVRTTAVTFEVDAWAPVTVATTGVSSGTAVDGIVLRGATTTREVDLTKIPHGTPLLAAADGTSGLETGRQRLRRPLKAGEVLMDAHLEATPAVVRGKWAHLLARSGDVSVESRVEVLQDGREGQVVRVKVPGSSGEVLARVTGPGQVEVQP encoded by the coding sequence ATGGCCTGCGCAAGTAGCAACGCCGGGGCCGCGCTGCTGGTCCTGTGCATGGCCGGTGTTCCGGCCGGCGCTTTCGCGGCATCGCCTGCGGGCGACGCCTCGGTCGCGATCGAACTGCGCCCCTGGGTCAAGGTGGACCAGGCCAGCGTTCGCCTGGGCGACATCGCCTTTCTGACGGCGCGCGACCTGCCGACGCTGCGCCGGCTCATGGCGTTGCCCATCGGCACCGCGCCGCGGCCCGGGTCTCCCGCCGTGCTGGATCGCGACACCCTCGCGCAATGGGTGGAGGCGCGCAGCGGCATGCCGTCGGTCGAGCGCGCAGCGGCGTCATTGCCCGCGATCCGATGGAGCGGGTCTGCCGAGACGACCATCGAGGCCGCCGCGCAGGAGTTGTCCGGCGAGACGGTGGTCGATGCGGCGCGTTCGGCGCTGCTTGCCTGGTTGTCCCAGCGCAGCGTGCGGGCCGAGGTGCAGCCGGTGTCCATCGCGCGCGATCTCGTGCTGCCCGCCGGCACGCCGGTGCTGCGGGTTCGGCCGCTCTCCAGCCAGGCCGCGCCCTCCAAGCGCATGCTGGTCTGGGTCGATGCCTGGGTCGACAACCGATTCGTGCGGACGACCGCCGTGACCTTCGAAGTGGACGCCTGGGCACCGGTGACCGTGGCGACGACAGGCGTGAGCAGCGGTACGGCCGTCGATGGCATCGTGCTGCGAGGTGCGACCACCACCCGCGAAGTCGATCTCACGAAGATCCCGCACGGCACGCCGCTGCTGGCCGCGGCCGATGGCACGTCAGGACTCGAAACGGGTCGCCAGCGGCTGCGCAGGCCGTTGAAGGCGGGCGAAGTGCTGATGGACGCGCATCTCGAGGCCACGCCCGCCGTGGTGCGCGGCAAGTGGGCGCACCTGCTGGCGCGCAGCGGCGACGTGTCGGTCGAGAGCCGTGTCGAAGTGCTGCAGGACGGACGCGAAGGCCAGGTCGTGCGCGTCAAGGTGCCCGGCTCCAGCGGCGAGGTGCTCGCGCGCGTGACGGGCCCAGGCCAGGTCGAGGTTCAACCATGA
- a CDS encoding EscU/YscU/HrcU family type III secretion system export apparatus switch protein — translation MAEQDLDRNEAATPYKLQRARERGQVAKSADVVSAIVFAVAVVYLTWRGFEAVAGQFRFDQALLIHAGRMDASGAGLWPLIERALRAALMLAAPFFATVMLAAIIGNMMQTGPILSFEPVKMDFDRINPVNGLKKLFSMRVLFDTARAVIKLALLGLVAVLALKALTGQFYALASLSANGYLHILLDDLSSVGLKMALVLGLIALLDLMYTRREFSKKMRMSQRELKDEAKHREGDPRIRARLRELRRETLKRSQALRQTRNADVVITNPTHLAVALKYEHGRMASPQLLAKGAGHMAAAMREIAARHRIPVVQNPALARRIYKELPVDHPVPPELYAQVARIIVWVFAMREQRQGRAAAGGST, via the coding sequence ATGGCCGAGCAAGACCTGGACCGCAACGAAGCGGCCACGCCCTACAAGCTCCAGCGTGCACGCGAGCGCGGCCAGGTGGCCAAGAGCGCCGACGTGGTGTCGGCCATCGTGTTCGCGGTGGCGGTGGTCTATCTCACCTGGCGCGGCTTCGAGGCCGTGGCGGGGCAGTTTCGCTTCGACCAGGCGCTGCTGATCCACGCGGGCCGCATGGATGCTTCCGGCGCGGGCCTGTGGCCGCTGATCGAGCGCGCACTGCGCGCGGCGCTGATGCTCGCGGCCCCGTTCTTTGCGACCGTCATGCTCGCGGCAATCATCGGCAACATGATGCAGACCGGCCCGATACTTTCCTTCGAGCCGGTGAAGATGGATTTCGACCGGATCAATCCGGTCAACGGCCTCAAGAAGCTGTTCTCGATGCGCGTGCTGTTCGACACGGCGCGCGCGGTCATCAAGCTTGCGCTGCTGGGGTTGGTGGCCGTCCTGGCGCTCAAGGCGTTGACCGGCCAGTTCTATGCGCTGGCCTCGCTCTCGGCCAATGGCTACCTGCACATCCTGCTGGATGACCTGTCCAGCGTCGGGCTCAAGATGGCGCTGGTGCTCGGGCTCATCGCATTGCTCGACCTGATGTACACGCGGCGCGAGTTCAGCAAGAAGATGCGCATGAGCCAGCGCGAACTCAAAGACGAGGCCAAGCATCGCGAAGGCGATCCGCGCATTCGCGCCCGGCTGCGCGAGCTGCGCAGGGAGACGCTCAAGAGAAGCCAGGCCTTGCGCCAGACGCGCAATGCGGACGTCGTGATCACCAACCCGACCCACCTGGCCGTCGCGCTGAAGTACGAGCATGGTCGGATGGCGTCCCCGCAGCTTCTGGCCAAGGGGGCTGGACACATGGCGGCGGCGATGCGGGAGATTGCGGCCCGCCATCGCATTCCCGTGGTGCAGAACCCCGCGCTGGCGCGGCGCATCTACAAGGAACTGCCGGTCGATCACCCAGTGCCGCCAGAGTTGTACGCGCAGGTTGCGCGCATCATCGTCTGGGTCTTCGCGATGCGCGAGCAGCGGCAAGGCCGTGCGGCCGCGGGAGGCTCGACATGA
- a CDS encoding flagellar basal body protein gives MTDGIEAVTRSVLALALDAASMRQQAISTNIANANAVGYVPQRVSFEAQLDDARRSMAQSGRLDAFALSQVRPRIEPVVDGAGAPVSVQLDVEAAEMARNAVHYQALVKGLSRHFSILSMAAGDGRK, from the coding sequence ATGACAGACGGAATTGAGGCCGTGACCCGATCGGTGCTGGCCCTGGCGCTCGATGCGGCCAGCATGCGCCAGCAGGCGATATCGACCAACATCGCGAACGCCAACGCGGTCGGCTACGTGCCCCAGCGAGTGAGCTTCGAAGCCCAGCTGGACGACGCCCGGCGCAGCATGGCGCAGTCGGGAAGGCTCGATGCCTTCGCGTTGAGCCAGGTGCGTCCGCGCATTGAACCCGTTGTGGATGGCGCCGGTGCTCCTGTCTCGGTGCAACTGGACGTCGAGGCGGCCGAGATGGCGCGCAACGCGGTGCACTACCAGGCACTCGTGAAGGGCCTCTCGCGGCACTTCTCGATTCTTTCGATGGCGGCAGGCGACGGCAGAAAGTAA
- a CDS encoding flagellar biosynthetic protein FliR, producing MDTSWLLLVGLLALRVAATFAMTPVLYAVPLPASVRVLLVVGLSVAMASALPVTASPSMGWGALLSAALSELVLGATLGLGILLAFGAFAVAGQLLDVQLGFGIAQVFDPVTQRPVPILTSAFGYFAVLLFFLVNGHHALLRGISYSIERFPVGAPWSIAHAAEPVIKQASGLFSLGFALAAPVVFCILLVEFALGVVGRNLPQMNMFTMGIPVKILVGLVALSLWFAGIGGVMTRVYASIATTWDGIFIAAPSPQGPVR from the coding sequence ATGGATACGTCCTGGCTGCTTCTGGTTGGACTGCTGGCCCTGCGTGTCGCCGCCACCTTTGCCATGACGCCTGTGCTGTATGCGGTGCCGTTGCCGGCCTCGGTGCGTGTGCTGCTGGTGGTTGGCCTGTCGGTGGCCATGGCCTCCGCGTTGCCTGTGACGGCCAGCCCCTCGATGGGTTGGGGGGCGCTTCTTTCTGCTGCCCTGTCGGAACTCGTGCTCGGTGCGACGCTGGGCCTGGGGATCCTGTTGGCCTTCGGCGCGTTCGCGGTGGCAGGGCAACTGCTCGATGTCCAGCTCGGCTTTGGCATCGCGCAGGTCTTCGATCCGGTCACGCAGCGCCCCGTTCCCATCCTCACTTCCGCCTTCGGCTACTTTGCCGTGCTGCTGTTCTTCCTGGTCAATGGGCACCACGCGCTGCTGCGCGGCATCAGCTACAGCATCGAGCGATTTCCCGTGGGGGCGCCCTGGTCGATCGCGCATGCAGCCGAGCCGGTAATCAAGCAGGCCTCCGGGTTGTTCAGCCTGGGCTTCGCGCTCGCGGCGCCCGTGGTGTTCTGCATCCTACTCGTGGAATTCGCGCTTGGCGTTGTCGGGCGCAACCTGCCGCAGATGAACATGTTCACGATGGGCATTCCAGTCAAGATCCTGGTGGGCCTGGTCGCGCTGTCGCTCTGGTTTGCCGGCATCGGCGGTGTCATGACGCGGGTCTACGCGAGCATCGCCACCACCTGGGACGGCATCTTCATCGCGGCGCCATCGCCGCAAGGGCCGGTGCGCTGA
- a CDS encoding flagellar basal body L-ring protein FlgH translates to MSARIRLVPGGLLSLALAAVLSLAQPAVAESLYQEGSYRSLTADNKAFRVGDSLTIQVFENSSATTSANTGTRRANDISGSVTQTGNRVVGQLGIGVTGDFDGGGKTQRANKLLATLTVTVLEVLANGELRVAGEQLLTVNEELQKVNLEGRVRPQDISDGNVVLSTRLADARITYVGEGDVSDRTRRSVWRKVFDWLGL, encoded by the coding sequence ATGAGCGCGCGGATTCGATTGGTCCCGGGCGGCCTGTTGTCGCTGGCGCTTGCCGCGGTTCTGTCGCTCGCGCAGCCTGCGGTGGCAGAGAGCCTCTACCAGGAAGGCAGCTATCGCTCGCTGACCGCCGACAACAAGGCTTTTCGCGTGGGTGATTCGCTCACGATCCAGGTCTTCGAGAACTCCTCGGCGACGACGAGCGCCAACACCGGCACGCGCCGTGCCAACGACATCAGCGGCTCGGTCACCCAGACCGGCAATCGCGTGGTGGGGCAACTGGGCATCGGCGTCACGGGCGACTTCGACGGCGGCGGCAAGACCCAGCGCGCCAACAAGCTGCTGGCGACGCTGACCGTGACCGTGCTGGAGGTGCTGGCCAACGGCGAACTGCGCGTGGCCGGCGAGCAACTGCTGACCGTCAACGAGGAGCTGCAGAAGGTCAACCTCGAAGGCCGTGTGCGTCCGCAGGACATCTCGGACGGCAACGTGGTTCTCTCCACGCGGCTGGCCGATGCACGCATCACTTATGTGGGTGAAGGCGATGTATCCGACCGCACGCGCCGCAGCGTATGGCGGAAGGTTTTCGATTGGCTGGGGCTGTGA
- the flgC gene encoding flagellar basal body rod protein FlgC has translation MDYTQSFAISAIGMNIERTRVDVAALNLANANTVQGVGGTSYQPLRVLAEARMPGGTLAGGDAGAFGALVGQGLESADVVPLTAPTVRIVPTNIAPRLVYEPGHPLADERGFVAYAGVDTATEMVSMMSATRAYEANVSAMNTTRALALRALDIGSGA, from the coding sequence ATGGACTACACCCAATCCTTTGCCATCAGTGCGATCGGCATGAACATCGAGCGCACACGTGTCGACGTCGCGGCGCTCAACCTGGCCAATGCCAACACCGTTCAGGGCGTCGGCGGCACCAGCTACCAGCCGCTGCGCGTGCTGGCCGAAGCCCGCATGCCCGGCGGCACGCTGGCGGGCGGTGATGCCGGCGCATTCGGCGCCTTGGTCGGCCAGGGGCTGGAGAGCGCGGACGTGGTGCCGCTGACGGCGCCGACGGTGCGCATCGTGCCCACCAACATCGCGCCGCGGCTCGTGTACGAGCCGGGCCATCCGCTGGCCGACGAGCGCGGCTTCGTCGCCTATGCCGGCGTCGACACCGCGACCGAAATGGTCAGCATGATGAGCGCGACCCGCGCCTACGAGGCCAACGTCTCGGCCATGAACACCACGCGCGCCCTGGCGCTGCGGGCACTCGACATCGGGAGCGGCGCATGA